Proteins from a single region of Streptomyces sp. Tu 3180:
- a CDS encoding glycosyltransferase family 39 protein, whose protein sequence is MTTAGTSQAAATPSPGPLPDDSPPAAPGPRERLRRAAVHYGPVLATYGVLKLVGFAVFMYLLDSAGDFRKKHPRFGGGEHPWDVLGSWDGWWYQQIVVHGYDPALEPIPGATGLITHKSNSAAFFPLYPALMRMVSEITGLGPYGAGMTVSVLFSFVAALGIYAVTARLGGRRAGLVAVGLWAVWPGSGAEWAVYSESLYTALAAWACYAVMTRRWLTAGVLTFTAGLSRPTAVTLVAALAVAGLLAVWRRQEGIRRPLIAVAIAPLGVFGYLGWVGWRMGDWGGYSKLQDGAWAHKFDYGRHTLDVLTSVPVGHSDYLFAMPFEDIIGVGVVLTVPVLTVLLAGLRPPAVLVVYTVLSYLMVVSTQQYFGNVSRYLLPLFPLFIPPALAMRRLKWPSLAAVLGTAALASGSYAGYVLFELGVP, encoded by the coding sequence ATGACCACCGCCGGCACCAGCCAGGCCGCCGCGACCCCGTCCCCCGGCCCCCTGCCCGACGACTCCCCTCCCGCGGCCCCGGGCCCGCGCGAGCGGCTGCGCCGCGCCGCCGTGCACTACGGACCCGTCCTCGCGACCTACGGCGTGCTGAAGCTCGTGGGCTTCGCCGTCTTCATGTACCTGCTGGACTCGGCCGGCGACTTCCGCAAGAAGCACCCGCGCTTCGGCGGCGGCGAGCACCCCTGGGACGTGCTGGGCAGCTGGGACGGCTGGTGGTACCAGCAGATAGTCGTGCACGGCTACGACCCGGCGCTGGAACCGATCCCCGGCGCCACCGGTCTGATCACGCACAAGAGCAACTCGGCGGCGTTCTTCCCGCTCTACCCGGCGCTGATGCGCATGGTCTCGGAGATCACCGGCCTCGGCCCGTACGGCGCGGGCATGACCGTCTCGGTCCTCTTCTCGTTCGTCGCGGCGCTCGGAATCTACGCCGTCACCGCGCGGCTGGGCGGCCGCCGGGCCGGCCTCGTCGCCGTGGGGCTGTGGGCGGTGTGGCCCGGCTCCGGCGCGGAGTGGGCGGTGTACTCGGAGTCCCTGTACACGGCGCTGGCCGCCTGGGCCTGCTACGCCGTGATGACCCGCCGCTGGCTCACCGCCGGGGTGCTGACCTTCACCGCCGGGCTCTCCCGGCCGACCGCCGTCACCCTGGTCGCCGCCCTCGCCGTCGCCGGGCTGCTCGCGGTGTGGCGCCGTCAGGAGGGCATACGCCGGCCGCTGATCGCGGTGGCGATCGCGCCGCTGGGCGTGTTCGGCTACCTGGGCTGGGTGGGGTGGCGGATGGGCGACTGGGGCGGGTACAGCAAGCTCCAGGACGGTGCGTGGGCCCACAAGTTCGACTACGGCCGGCACACCCTGGACGTGCTCACCTCCGTCCCCGTGGGCCACTCGGACTACCTCTTCGCGATGCCCTTCGAGGACATCATCGGGGTCGGGGTGGTGCTGACGGTGCCGGTGCTGACGGTGCTGCTGGCGGGTCTGCGCCCGCCCGCCGTGCTGGTCGTCTACACGGTGCTGTCCTACCTGATGGTCGTCAGCACCCAGCAGTACTTCGGCAACGTCTCCCGCTACCTGCTCCCCCTCTTCCCGCTCTTCATCCCGCCCGCCCTGGCCATGCGCCGCCTGAAGTGGCCCTCGCTGGCCGCGGTGCTGGGCACGGCGGCCCTGGCCTCCGGGTCGTACGCGGGGTACGTCCTGTTCGAACTCGGCGTGCCGTAG